One Prinia subflava isolate CZ2003 ecotype Zambia chromosome 9, Cam_Psub_1.2, whole genome shotgun sequence DNA segment encodes these proteins:
- the SLF2 gene encoding SMC5-SMC6 complex localization factor protein 2 isoform X1 → MTRPLGEGLPSPVPPFAMSRRHVTPAAAGREAAKDCRNQMITEFFKPVLSQDHGHKDRTMLSSPDKGNVKDEGMGLSVLRTEGFEKNSSSPKKGNGCPLRKIMPFGSREIASDDPSQPRLMQVLEHEASSCRTSSEMASGAPKSPAVPSHFLKVSFGLSKPRDSPGKRKHTAMSVDVDGSDQSEVHDPAFSRSPSKCKYRRCEFVKNIFLKSPHDDVLQLKEPAALSRHDLTLSEEFLSSSNEKDKNNYSTVGLSSSYSAHSPAKNNHISVVDTKENQLQLANSCFFLEKSLPFSQEKSTVLPSPHHLTQTKGMKSPLQVAALSQVLDVNKEQDKRPERQEQNKGYSIQPSNSFSNTVHKISEHTPDSCRMEISGRLGLSPESGQRVPPSLPLEEPFMDSDHESSQSSGEAEVKSNSTHKSKLKRKWQSSSESEDDILESILDDDDDEEEVVLMPLQKMLSSSLKPQAKTPEDSFDTVPQDTVAPLLKLHLSKTPVLSKVSYVNSLDHLLKEKEESKRLEEIAKQLQEDIEREDNASDGQNEDNANGDDLSEENRAFIKRYSVVTYVIPDKHPGEDLFDLSTAGKIFTQHNLDLRNFLLTPQNRIEYLLLNCSITQQVFLVVNGVLSSAHRDTLCSIPILKWLFQMMSIHLDHCVSTKILERLMELTLKNSAISDEQFKPWIPSIADISAVFVNMGVGFRSLFPLQHLQPPFDEKDILNQVQETVSQQQPRGDVAFASSAFPSLLKNNLINVIKFLVFCTSVIHDGYTDQEIWLLLILLFKISLEKQLKNHFLIDFQCLFVKLLMNIRDWDTKVPELCLAVSELSSNHHNLLWLVQLLPSWIARGREVRRRLSLVIIAKFLHKKHIEIPDDSDKQMFLLHHFLVCMKPSYLLKKMTEMRKGQKEHTDHEVNAELEHEVYYLIYVLLHLVSEASFLDVVNSSQREHLLKLCRALDKHVKGDIREDARMFYRSKVKGLAARIYGKWQDVIQTTRLTQGKLHDFWEPDA, encoded by the exons ATGACCCGACCGCTCGGCGAGGGGCTGCCGTCTCCGGTCCCTCCCTTCGCCATGTCCCGCCGCCATGTTACgccggcggccgcgggcagAGAGGCGGCCAAGGACTGCAG AAACCAGATGATTACAGAGTTCTTCAAACCAGTTTTAAGCCAAG ACCATGGCCATAAAGACAGAACTATGCTGTCCTCACCAGACAAAGGAAATGTAAAAGATGAAGGAATGGGACTGTCTGTTTTACGCACTGAAGGTTTTGAAAAGAATTCATCCTCTCCAAAGAAG gGAAATGGATGtcctttaagaaaaataatgccTTTTGGTTCAAGGGAGATTGCCTCAG ATGACCCATCTCAGCCAAGGCTAATGCAGGTTTTAGAACATGAGGCATCTTCTTGTAGAACATCATCTGAGATGGCCTCTGGTGCACCAAAGAGCCCAGCTGTTCCTTCACACTTCCTTAAGGTGTCCTTTGGGTTATCCAAACCAAGAGACTCtcctgggaaaagaaaacacactgcCATGAGTGTGGATGTAGATGGTTCAGATCAATCTGAAGTGCATGACCCTGCTTTTAGTAGATCACcttcaaaatgcaaatatagGAGGTGTGAGtttgtaaaaaatatatttttaaagtctcCTCATGATGATGTTCTTCAACTCAAGGAACCTGCTGCCCTATCTAGACATGATTTAACTCTTTCAGAGGAATTCCTCAGCTCCAGCAatgaaaaggacaaaaataattACTCTACTGTAGGTTTGTCATCTTCATATTCTGCACACAGTCCTGCTAAAAATAACCACATTTCTGTTGTGGATACCAAAGAAAATCAATTGCAGCTGGCTAACTCATGCTTTTTCTTAGAAAAGTCCCTccctttttctcaggaaaaaagtACTGTGTTGCCTTCTCCCCACCACTTAACACAAACAAAAGGCATGAAATCCCCTCTCCAGGTTGCTGCCTTATCTCAGGTATTGGATGTTAACAAAGAGCAAGATAAAAGACCAGAAAGACAGGAACAGAATAAAGGATACAGTATTCAACCCAGTAACAGTTTTTCAAATACAGTCCACAAGATTTCTGAACATACTCCTGATTCTTGTAGAATGGAAATCTCTGGCAGACTTGGACTGTCCCCAGAGAGTGGTCAGAGGGTTCCCCCATCACTGCCTTTGGAAGAGCCTTTCATGGACAGCGACCACGAGTCTTCACAAAGCTCAGGAGAAGCAGAAGTTAAAAGCAACTCTACACACAAGTccaagctgaaaagaaaatggcaaagcagctctgagagTGAAGATGACATTTTGGAATCCATTctagatgatgatgatgatgaagaagaAGTAGTATTAATGCCACTGCAAAAAATGCTCAGTTCAAGTCTCAAACCACAGGCAAAAACCCCGGAAGACTCTTTTGACACTGTTCCTCAGGACACTGTAGCTCCATTACTGAAGCTTCAT CTTTCTAAGACTCCTGTTTTAAGCAAGGTGTCGTATGTGAACAGCTTAGATCACCTcttgaaggagaaagaagaatcTAAAAG gcTAGAGGAAATAGCAAAACAGTTACAGGAAGACATAGAAAGAGAGGACAATGCTTCAGATGGACAGAATGAGGACAATGCCAACGGAGATGATCTCTCGGAAGAAAACAG GGCATTTATAAAGAGATATTCAGTAGTAACTTATGTCATACCTGACAAACACCCTGGAGAAGATTTATTTGATTTATCAACTGCTGGGAAAATCTTCACTCAACATAACCTTGACTTGAGGAATTTTCTCTTAACCCCTCAAAATCGTATAGAATATCTTCTTCTTAA TTGTAGTATAACGCAGcaggtttttttagttgttaATGGTGTTCTAAGTTCAGCTCACCGTGATACACTGTGTTCCATACCAATTCTAAAGTGGCTTTTCCAG ATGATGTCTATCCATCTTGACCATTGTGTTTCCACCAAGATCTTAGAAAGGCTGATGGAGCTAACACTAAAAAACT CTGCCATCAGTGATGAACAGTTTAAACCATGGATTCCTTCAATAGCTGATATATCAGCTGTTTTTGTCAATATGGGTGTTGGGTTCAGATCTCTCTTTCCATTGCAACATCTTCAACCCCCCTTCGATGAGAAGGATATTTT GAATCAGGTGCAAGAAACAGTGAGTCAACAACAGCCAAGAGGAGATGTAGCCTTTGCCAGTTCAGCATTCCCCAGTCTActtaaaaacaatttaattaATGTGATTAAG TTTCTAGTGTTCTGTACATCGGTAATTCACGATGGATATACTGACCAAGAAATATGGCTGCTGCTTATATTGCTATTTAAAATAAGCTTGGAGAAACAGTTAAAAAACCATTTTCTAATAGATTTCCAGTGCCTTTTTGTAAAGCTTCTGATGAATATAAGAGACTGGGATACAAAG GTGCccgagctgtgcctggcagtgaGTGAGCTCTCCAGTAACCACCACAACCTCCTGTGGCtggtccagctcctgcccagctggatCGCGCGTGGACG ggAAGTAAGAAGGCGTCTTAGCCTAGTGATAATTGCAAAATTTCTTCATAAAAAGCATATAGAAATACCTGATGACAGTGACAAGCAG ATGTTTCTTCTGCATCACTTTCTGGTGTGTATGAAACCTTCCTATCTACTGAAGAAGATGACAGAGATGAGAAAAGGACAGAAGGAGCATACAGATCATGAAGTTAATGCAGAACTAGAACATGAG GTCTACTATTTGATCTATGTCCTCCTTCATCTTGTCAGTGAAGCAAGTTTCCTTGATGTTGTAAATTCGAGTCAAAGG GAACACTTATTGAAGCTTTGTCGTGCCTTAGATAAGCACGTAAAAGGTGATATTAGGGAAGATGCAAGAATGTTTTATCGGTCTAAG
- the SLF2 gene encoding SMC5-SMC6 complex localization factor protein 2 isoform X2 produces the protein MITEFFKPVLSQDHGHKDRTMLSSPDKGNVKDEGMGLSVLRTEGFEKNSSSPKKGNGCPLRKIMPFGSREIASDDPSQPRLMQVLEHEASSCRTSSEMASGAPKSPAVPSHFLKVSFGLSKPRDSPGKRKHTAMSVDVDGSDQSEVHDPAFSRSPSKCKYRRCEFVKNIFLKSPHDDVLQLKEPAALSRHDLTLSEEFLSSSNEKDKNNYSTVGLSSSYSAHSPAKNNHISVVDTKENQLQLANSCFFLEKSLPFSQEKSTVLPSPHHLTQTKGMKSPLQVAALSQVLDVNKEQDKRPERQEQNKGYSIQPSNSFSNTVHKISEHTPDSCRMEISGRLGLSPESGQRVPPSLPLEEPFMDSDHESSQSSGEAEVKSNSTHKSKLKRKWQSSSESEDDILESILDDDDDEEEVVLMPLQKMLSSSLKPQAKTPEDSFDTVPQDTVAPLLKLHLSKTPVLSKVSYVNSLDHLLKEKEESKRLEEIAKQLQEDIEREDNASDGQNEDNANGDDLSEENRAFIKRYSVVTYVIPDKHPGEDLFDLSTAGKIFTQHNLDLRNFLLTPQNRIEYLLLNCSITQQVFLVVNGVLSSAHRDTLCSIPILKWLFQMMSIHLDHCVSTKILERLMELTLKNSAISDEQFKPWIPSIADISAVFVNMGVGFRSLFPLQHLQPPFDEKDILNQVQETVSQQQPRGDVAFASSAFPSLLKNNLINVIKFLVFCTSVIHDGYTDQEIWLLLILLFKISLEKQLKNHFLIDFQCLFVKLLMNIRDWDTKVPELCLAVSELSSNHHNLLWLVQLLPSWIARGREVRRRLSLVIIAKFLHKKHIEIPDDSDKQMFLLHHFLVCMKPSYLLKKMTEMRKGQKEHTDHEVNAELEHEVYYLIYVLLHLVSEASFLDVVNSSQREHLLKLCRALDKHVKGDIREDARMFYRSKVKGLAARIYGKWQDVIQTTRLTQGKLHDFWEPDA, from the exons ATGATTACAGAGTTCTTCAAACCAGTTTTAAGCCAAG ACCATGGCCATAAAGACAGAACTATGCTGTCCTCACCAGACAAAGGAAATGTAAAAGATGAAGGAATGGGACTGTCTGTTTTACGCACTGAAGGTTTTGAAAAGAATTCATCCTCTCCAAAGAAG gGAAATGGATGtcctttaagaaaaataatgccTTTTGGTTCAAGGGAGATTGCCTCAG ATGACCCATCTCAGCCAAGGCTAATGCAGGTTTTAGAACATGAGGCATCTTCTTGTAGAACATCATCTGAGATGGCCTCTGGTGCACCAAAGAGCCCAGCTGTTCCTTCACACTTCCTTAAGGTGTCCTTTGGGTTATCCAAACCAAGAGACTCtcctgggaaaagaaaacacactgcCATGAGTGTGGATGTAGATGGTTCAGATCAATCTGAAGTGCATGACCCTGCTTTTAGTAGATCACcttcaaaatgcaaatatagGAGGTGTGAGtttgtaaaaaatatatttttaaagtctcCTCATGATGATGTTCTTCAACTCAAGGAACCTGCTGCCCTATCTAGACATGATTTAACTCTTTCAGAGGAATTCCTCAGCTCCAGCAatgaaaaggacaaaaataattACTCTACTGTAGGTTTGTCATCTTCATATTCTGCACACAGTCCTGCTAAAAATAACCACATTTCTGTTGTGGATACCAAAGAAAATCAATTGCAGCTGGCTAACTCATGCTTTTTCTTAGAAAAGTCCCTccctttttctcaggaaaaaagtACTGTGTTGCCTTCTCCCCACCACTTAACACAAACAAAAGGCATGAAATCCCCTCTCCAGGTTGCTGCCTTATCTCAGGTATTGGATGTTAACAAAGAGCAAGATAAAAGACCAGAAAGACAGGAACAGAATAAAGGATACAGTATTCAACCCAGTAACAGTTTTTCAAATACAGTCCACAAGATTTCTGAACATACTCCTGATTCTTGTAGAATGGAAATCTCTGGCAGACTTGGACTGTCCCCAGAGAGTGGTCAGAGGGTTCCCCCATCACTGCCTTTGGAAGAGCCTTTCATGGACAGCGACCACGAGTCTTCACAAAGCTCAGGAGAAGCAGAAGTTAAAAGCAACTCTACACACAAGTccaagctgaaaagaaaatggcaaagcagctctgagagTGAAGATGACATTTTGGAATCCATTctagatgatgatgatgatgaagaagaAGTAGTATTAATGCCACTGCAAAAAATGCTCAGTTCAAGTCTCAAACCACAGGCAAAAACCCCGGAAGACTCTTTTGACACTGTTCCTCAGGACACTGTAGCTCCATTACTGAAGCTTCAT CTTTCTAAGACTCCTGTTTTAAGCAAGGTGTCGTATGTGAACAGCTTAGATCACCTcttgaaggagaaagaagaatcTAAAAG gcTAGAGGAAATAGCAAAACAGTTACAGGAAGACATAGAAAGAGAGGACAATGCTTCAGATGGACAGAATGAGGACAATGCCAACGGAGATGATCTCTCGGAAGAAAACAG GGCATTTATAAAGAGATATTCAGTAGTAACTTATGTCATACCTGACAAACACCCTGGAGAAGATTTATTTGATTTATCAACTGCTGGGAAAATCTTCACTCAACATAACCTTGACTTGAGGAATTTTCTCTTAACCCCTCAAAATCGTATAGAATATCTTCTTCTTAA TTGTAGTATAACGCAGcaggtttttttagttgttaATGGTGTTCTAAGTTCAGCTCACCGTGATACACTGTGTTCCATACCAATTCTAAAGTGGCTTTTCCAG ATGATGTCTATCCATCTTGACCATTGTGTTTCCACCAAGATCTTAGAAAGGCTGATGGAGCTAACACTAAAAAACT CTGCCATCAGTGATGAACAGTTTAAACCATGGATTCCTTCAATAGCTGATATATCAGCTGTTTTTGTCAATATGGGTGTTGGGTTCAGATCTCTCTTTCCATTGCAACATCTTCAACCCCCCTTCGATGAGAAGGATATTTT GAATCAGGTGCAAGAAACAGTGAGTCAACAACAGCCAAGAGGAGATGTAGCCTTTGCCAGTTCAGCATTCCCCAGTCTActtaaaaacaatttaattaATGTGATTAAG TTTCTAGTGTTCTGTACATCGGTAATTCACGATGGATATACTGACCAAGAAATATGGCTGCTGCTTATATTGCTATTTAAAATAAGCTTGGAGAAACAGTTAAAAAACCATTTTCTAATAGATTTCCAGTGCCTTTTTGTAAAGCTTCTGATGAATATAAGAGACTGGGATACAAAG GTGCccgagctgtgcctggcagtgaGTGAGCTCTCCAGTAACCACCACAACCTCCTGTGGCtggtccagctcctgcccagctggatCGCGCGTGGACG ggAAGTAAGAAGGCGTCTTAGCCTAGTGATAATTGCAAAATTTCTTCATAAAAAGCATATAGAAATACCTGATGACAGTGACAAGCAG ATGTTTCTTCTGCATCACTTTCTGGTGTGTATGAAACCTTCCTATCTACTGAAGAAGATGACAGAGATGAGAAAAGGACAGAAGGAGCATACAGATCATGAAGTTAATGCAGAACTAGAACATGAG GTCTACTATTTGATCTATGTCCTCCTTCATCTTGTCAGTGAAGCAAGTTTCCTTGATGTTGTAAATTCGAGTCAAAGG GAACACTTATTGAAGCTTTGTCGTGCCTTAGATAAGCACGTAAAAGGTGATATTAGGGAAGATGCAAGAATGTTTTATCGGTCTAAG
- the SLF2 gene encoding SMC5-SMC6 complex localization factor protein 2 isoform X3 codes for MPFGSREIASDDPSQPRLMQVLEHEASSCRTSSEMASGAPKSPAVPSHFLKVSFGLSKPRDSPGKRKHTAMSVDVDGSDQSEVHDPAFSRSPSKCKYRRCEFVKNIFLKSPHDDVLQLKEPAALSRHDLTLSEEFLSSSNEKDKNNYSTVGLSSSYSAHSPAKNNHISVVDTKENQLQLANSCFFLEKSLPFSQEKSTVLPSPHHLTQTKGMKSPLQVAALSQVLDVNKEQDKRPERQEQNKGYSIQPSNSFSNTVHKISEHTPDSCRMEISGRLGLSPESGQRVPPSLPLEEPFMDSDHESSQSSGEAEVKSNSTHKSKLKRKWQSSSESEDDILESILDDDDDEEEVVLMPLQKMLSSSLKPQAKTPEDSFDTVPQDTVAPLLKLHLSKTPVLSKVSYVNSLDHLLKEKEESKRLEEIAKQLQEDIEREDNASDGQNEDNANGDDLSEENRAFIKRYSVVTYVIPDKHPGEDLFDLSTAGKIFTQHNLDLRNFLLTPQNRIEYLLLNCSITQQVFLVVNGVLSSAHRDTLCSIPILKWLFQMMSIHLDHCVSTKILERLMELTLKNSAISDEQFKPWIPSIADISAVFVNMGVGFRSLFPLQHLQPPFDEKDILNQVQETVSQQQPRGDVAFASSAFPSLLKNNLINVIKFLVFCTSVIHDGYTDQEIWLLLILLFKISLEKQLKNHFLIDFQCLFVKLLMNIRDWDTKVPELCLAVSELSSNHHNLLWLVQLLPSWIARGREVRRRLSLVIIAKFLHKKHIEIPDDSDKQMFLLHHFLVCMKPSYLLKKMTEMRKGQKEHTDHEVNAELEHEVYYLIYVLLHLVSEASFLDVVNSSQREHLLKLCRALDKHVKGDIREDARMFYRSKVKGLAARIYGKWQDVIQTTRLTQGKLHDFWEPDA; via the exons atgccTTTTGGTTCAAGGGAGATTGCCTCAG ATGACCCATCTCAGCCAAGGCTAATGCAGGTTTTAGAACATGAGGCATCTTCTTGTAGAACATCATCTGAGATGGCCTCTGGTGCACCAAAGAGCCCAGCTGTTCCTTCACACTTCCTTAAGGTGTCCTTTGGGTTATCCAAACCAAGAGACTCtcctgggaaaagaaaacacactgcCATGAGTGTGGATGTAGATGGTTCAGATCAATCTGAAGTGCATGACCCTGCTTTTAGTAGATCACcttcaaaatgcaaatatagGAGGTGTGAGtttgtaaaaaatatatttttaaagtctcCTCATGATGATGTTCTTCAACTCAAGGAACCTGCTGCCCTATCTAGACATGATTTAACTCTTTCAGAGGAATTCCTCAGCTCCAGCAatgaaaaggacaaaaataattACTCTACTGTAGGTTTGTCATCTTCATATTCTGCACACAGTCCTGCTAAAAATAACCACATTTCTGTTGTGGATACCAAAGAAAATCAATTGCAGCTGGCTAACTCATGCTTTTTCTTAGAAAAGTCCCTccctttttctcaggaaaaaagtACTGTGTTGCCTTCTCCCCACCACTTAACACAAACAAAAGGCATGAAATCCCCTCTCCAGGTTGCTGCCTTATCTCAGGTATTGGATGTTAACAAAGAGCAAGATAAAAGACCAGAAAGACAGGAACAGAATAAAGGATACAGTATTCAACCCAGTAACAGTTTTTCAAATACAGTCCACAAGATTTCTGAACATACTCCTGATTCTTGTAGAATGGAAATCTCTGGCAGACTTGGACTGTCCCCAGAGAGTGGTCAGAGGGTTCCCCCATCACTGCCTTTGGAAGAGCCTTTCATGGACAGCGACCACGAGTCTTCACAAAGCTCAGGAGAAGCAGAAGTTAAAAGCAACTCTACACACAAGTccaagctgaaaagaaaatggcaaagcagctctgagagTGAAGATGACATTTTGGAATCCATTctagatgatgatgatgatgaagaagaAGTAGTATTAATGCCACTGCAAAAAATGCTCAGTTCAAGTCTCAAACCACAGGCAAAAACCCCGGAAGACTCTTTTGACACTGTTCCTCAGGACACTGTAGCTCCATTACTGAAGCTTCAT CTTTCTAAGACTCCTGTTTTAAGCAAGGTGTCGTATGTGAACAGCTTAGATCACCTcttgaaggagaaagaagaatcTAAAAG gcTAGAGGAAATAGCAAAACAGTTACAGGAAGACATAGAAAGAGAGGACAATGCTTCAGATGGACAGAATGAGGACAATGCCAACGGAGATGATCTCTCGGAAGAAAACAG GGCATTTATAAAGAGATATTCAGTAGTAACTTATGTCATACCTGACAAACACCCTGGAGAAGATTTATTTGATTTATCAACTGCTGGGAAAATCTTCACTCAACATAACCTTGACTTGAGGAATTTTCTCTTAACCCCTCAAAATCGTATAGAATATCTTCTTCTTAA TTGTAGTATAACGCAGcaggtttttttagttgttaATGGTGTTCTAAGTTCAGCTCACCGTGATACACTGTGTTCCATACCAATTCTAAAGTGGCTTTTCCAG ATGATGTCTATCCATCTTGACCATTGTGTTTCCACCAAGATCTTAGAAAGGCTGATGGAGCTAACACTAAAAAACT CTGCCATCAGTGATGAACAGTTTAAACCATGGATTCCTTCAATAGCTGATATATCAGCTGTTTTTGTCAATATGGGTGTTGGGTTCAGATCTCTCTTTCCATTGCAACATCTTCAACCCCCCTTCGATGAGAAGGATATTTT GAATCAGGTGCAAGAAACAGTGAGTCAACAACAGCCAAGAGGAGATGTAGCCTTTGCCAGTTCAGCATTCCCCAGTCTActtaaaaacaatttaattaATGTGATTAAG TTTCTAGTGTTCTGTACATCGGTAATTCACGATGGATATACTGACCAAGAAATATGGCTGCTGCTTATATTGCTATTTAAAATAAGCTTGGAGAAACAGTTAAAAAACCATTTTCTAATAGATTTCCAGTGCCTTTTTGTAAAGCTTCTGATGAATATAAGAGACTGGGATACAAAG GTGCccgagctgtgcctggcagtgaGTGAGCTCTCCAGTAACCACCACAACCTCCTGTGGCtggtccagctcctgcccagctggatCGCGCGTGGACG ggAAGTAAGAAGGCGTCTTAGCCTAGTGATAATTGCAAAATTTCTTCATAAAAAGCATATAGAAATACCTGATGACAGTGACAAGCAG ATGTTTCTTCTGCATCACTTTCTGGTGTGTATGAAACCTTCCTATCTACTGAAGAAGATGACAGAGATGAGAAAAGGACAGAAGGAGCATACAGATCATGAAGTTAATGCAGAACTAGAACATGAG GTCTACTATTTGATCTATGTCCTCCTTCATCTTGTCAGTGAAGCAAGTTTCCTTGATGTTGTAAATTCGAGTCAAAGG GAACACTTATTGAAGCTTTGTCGTGCCTTAGATAAGCACGTAAAAGGTGATATTAGGGAAGATGCAAGAATGTTTTATCGGTCTAAG